In one window of Mycteria americana isolate JAX WOST 10 ecotype Jacksonville Zoo and Gardens chromosome 24, USCA_MyAme_1.0, whole genome shotgun sequence DNA:
- the PRSS57 gene encoding serine protease 57, with the protein MVTAGLFILSLGGFVLLPALAPAGTQGSWIIGGKVAAPHSRPFIASIQMDGQHICGGFLVWPQWVMTAAHCLVPRHNPSVRVVLGAHRLEEPEESQQVFSVAESIAHPHYNPRAVDNDIRLLRLNRSATLNKYVKRIRLPSPHIDLKPGTVCYVVGWGDTSNYGDQPSELMETVTTIVKRSFCRTLWRGKVSPNMLCGASRNTTLQGVCTGDSGGPLIFKEKVYGIVSFSGERCGDRRYPDIYTKISNYIDWVHRTVQGHCHQQQPKP; encoded by the exons ATGGTCACGGCTGGGCTGTTCATCCTCAGCCTGGGAGGCTTCGTCCTGCTCCCGGCACTGGCCCCGGCAG GCACCCAGGGGAGCTGGATCATCGGGGGGAAGGTGGCGGCACCCCACTCCCGGCCCTTCATCGCCTCCATCCAGATGGACGGGCAGCACATCTGCGGGGGCTTCCTGGTGTGGCCCCAGTGGGTGATGACAGCAGCCCACTGCCTCGTTCCCAG GCACAACCCCTCGGTGCGCGTGGTGCTGGGCGCCCACAGGCTGGAGGAGCCCGAGGAGTCCCAGCAGGTCTTCAGCGTCGCGGAGTCCATCGCCCACCCGCACTACAACCCCCGCGCGGTGGACAACGACATCCGCCTGCTCAGG CTGAACAGGTCGGCCACGCTGAACAAGTACGTGAAGCGGATCCGCCTGCCCTCGCCGCACATCGACCTGAAGCCCGGCACCGTCTGCTacgtggtgggctggggggacacCTCCAACTACGGCGACCAGCCCAGCGAGCTGATGGAGACGGTCACCACCATCGTCAAGCGGAGCTTCTGCCGAACGCTGTGGAGGGGCAAGGTCTCGCCCAACATGCTGTGCGGGGCCAGCCGCAACACCACGCTGCAGGGTGTCTGCACG GGTGATTCCGGGGGACCCCTGATCTTCAAGGAAAAGGTTTACGGCATCGTCTCATTCTCTGGGGAGAGATGCGGGGACCGCCGGTACCCTGACATCTACACCAAGATCTCCAACTACATCGACTGGGTGCATCGCACCGTGCAAGggcactgccaccagcagcagccgAAGCCCTag